The Lycium barbarum isolate Lr01 chromosome 4, ASM1917538v2, whole genome shotgun sequence nucleotide sequence tttttggctgatttttagctcaaactaaaggcaacgcagcgtacaacgcttttctcttcatgagcttcgggattcggggctcggattttgatcaaaatggatttcttagcctagaagctctctcactctctctctaaTATTATTGGAAGCTCCTAGATGCAAATGACCAGACCTCAAATGAATTTTCCATaaatattaacgttaatgggcctcatgggccgaaatgtgaatgtTTGGGTCGCGTCTCAACTTgttgccccgccagcccaacttgcatcgtccataactccttatcggtttatcattttgacgagcggtttgttgcgttgaaaactatacttgatgaacttcattttaggattttgaaacaccttaaaactcctcatatactaggagatatgcctccaacaatatgggataAAAATCCggttcgagattttactgaagttgttccgattcatttcgtttaacttctaatcctcttccaaccctcatgtaacctcttatacatatatacatactcatatatatccataacaatccatacacgtgtcTCGAAGGGCCCGGataatcacaataaccttaaacatagctagagaactcacaaagcttcgacgcaactccaatcgcaaaagtatattcatatcttttgtccatcttctatatcattactaataatctcaaataatttaaaagggcactcacattacctcgtatatGTACTCATAACacaatttcaaatcctttaggttgccatgtcaccttgggatacttaaggcaaccatatatatataacgatattcttactaacttgattaacttcccttgaactttcttaactcgttcattttgtcttaagtcaagtagcacggactcttacggggtgtaaaaacataaatacttataacctcaaaataatcttgtcctcagaggttatgtcggttaacttacgaataatccaacgtacagaagtacgggatgtaacaaattGTATAACGGAAGGGGTATAATTGGAACCAAAGTATAATGAAGGGTATATTAAACCTTTTCTCAtagtataggggtatatttggcccttttttgTTATTTATATTCCACacttatgattatttatgatTTCAAGCTTCTACTTATTCTGCTCTATTTACTCTATCGTGATTTGAATTGATGATTAGGGAAAGGGTTCTATCGAGGTGGGAAATGATAGGTGCCTCCGTGACTTAGCGaaatcgggtcgtgacatattataGTTCAAATATGATAATATGATTTGGTATTTAATTAAAAACACTTATTAGGACTTACCAATTAAACTATTATAGAATTAACAGTGGGTTTACATAGTCGCAAACCCAAAATTTGGAAATATGGCAGCGTCAGCATTACCAACTACATACAAGAGGTTTTTGACTTTGAAATCCTCAGATGGtgatgtgtttgaattagaaGAATCCATTTCCATTAAGTCATTCACGATCAAGAAAATGGTAGAAGATGGATGCGTCGTTGGCGTCATCCCCACTCTTCAACGTTGGCACATACATCCTAACCAAGCTCATTAAATACTTCAAAATGCATCACTTGACATCAAACCATGAAGAAATTAAGAATTACGACAAGAGATTTGTGGATAATAGTTTAAAACCCTCTTTAACGTCTTATCGTCTGAAAATTTCCTTGACATCAAGGGTTTTCTCGATATTTGTGTTGAGGCAGTAGGTGACAGGATCAAGCATAAATCATTGAGTCTATTCAAGAGATATTTAATATCATTACTGATTTCACACCATAGAAGAAACTGAGATCAGAAATTAGCCAAACCAAATTTATTTTGGTTTGGATTGGATGTCATTTGATCAAAATGAAAAACTAAGTCTGAATAATGTAAAACCAAATAAAAAACCTAATGTGCACCCCTATATGAGCCTATTAATGCTCTGCTTGTGCAAACCCAATAAAATACGAAGAGCGTGTATAATCTTTACTAACTTTTTGTGGCATGCATAATCGTGAAATGTATgccattatttttctttttgtggAAAGAAACTTGGCTCTTAACCATATGATGATCCAACACTAATCATTGATCCAACACTAATTATTCACAAAAACTTTTATATTAGCTTTCTTGTATGTGACATCTAGAATGAAAAGGTCTACGGGCTCTCTGAGTTTCCTGaagatatatacataaaaaatacaaAATCTAGAGAGAATTTGTTTTGTGAAATATTTTTGAGAGAGAAGATTGGAGGCGATGGGATTTGTTTCTTTGCTTGTTGGCTGCTAAAATTGAAATTTGTGTTGAGATATTGCAGATAATTGGATGTTATGTCAGAAATACCCTCGATGACAGTTTGTAAATAGACTTGTAAGTATTCCATTAATGCAGTGAACATTTTTCTatcaaaaaatatttaattatttttaaaagcgAAAGTATCCCATTAAATTAAGGTTAAATTTCACCGATGACTTCCATTACCCATGCAGCAAACGACCGGGTGAGCTCAATGCATTGAATTCACTTGGTGGGACTCAGCCCTTTGTCAAGATGTTTGAGTTAAGCGTGATAGCTTCTCATTTGTTATGGCTCAATCCTTTCATGGTGGATATTGGTGCattaattaaatttttattttaatatattaatattatcttacaaaatcatatacTACATAACTCCGCATACACGTGCAAAGCACGTGCAGAGAAACTAATAACcttaaaaattcaagataaatattATAATAATGCAATTATTATAATCTGATTTGGTATTtagttaaaaatatttattaggaCTTACCAATTACACTATTATAGAATTAAAAGTAGTGCACATAGTCGCAAACCCGAAATTTGGAACAATGGCAGCGTCAGCATTACCAAGCACAGAGAAGAGGTTTTTGACCTCAAAGTCCTCAGATGGTGATGAGTTTGAATTGGAAGAATCCATTTCCATTAAGtcattgaagatcaagaaaatggTTGAAGATGGATGCGTCGTTGGCGGCATCCCACTCTTCAAAGTTGGCATAGAAATCCTAGCCAAGATCATTAAATACCTCAACATGCATCGCTTGACATTgaaccaagaataaataaagcATTACGACAAGGGATTTGTGGATACTAGTTTCATAACACTCTTTAACGTCGTACCGGCCGTAAATTTCCTCGACATCAAGGATCTGCTTGATTTGTGCTTTGAGAAGGTAGCTGACAGGATGAAACATAAGTCGTTGAGGTTGCTCAACAGATATTTAATATCATTAGTGATTTCACACCATAGAAGAAGCTGAGATCCGAAATTAGCCAAACCATATTTGTTTTGGTTGGGATAGGATAACATTTGATCAAAATGAAAAACTAAGATTGAATAATGCAAAACCAAATAAGAAACCCAAATGTGAACCCCTATATGAGCCTACTCATGTTCTTCTTGTGCAAACCCAATATAATACGAAGGGCATGAATAATTTTTACCAACTTTTTGTGGCATGTATGGTCGTGAAACGtatgccattgtttttttttttttggaaagaaACTTGGCTCCTAACCATATGATGATCCAACACTAATCATTCACAAAAACTTTTATATTAGCTTCCTTGTATGTGACATCTAGAATGAACGGGTCTATGATCTCACTGAGTTTCCCGAAGATATATGCACCGAAAATAAAAAtctagagatttttttttgggaaataTTTTCGAGAGACAATATTGGAGGAGATGGGGTTTGTTGCTTTACTTGTTGGCTTCGAAAATTGAAATGGGATTTGTATGGAGGTATTGCAGATAATAGGATGTTATGTCGGAAATACCCTTGATGAGAGTTTGTAAATAGATCTTTTAAGTATTCCATTAATTCAGTGAAGTAAATCTTTCTATAAAAAATATCTAACGACTTTTGAATGCGAAATTATCCCATTAAATTAAGGTTAAATGTCACTGATTACGTCTATTATCCATGCGGCAAATGGCCGGGTTGAGCTCAGTGCATTGAGTTCACTTGGTGGGACTCGTATCAAGTCTCCGTGTATTTGGAATTGGTGGCATCATTGCACATACCTATTACAGTCCGAAACTAGCTATATAGGAGTCAAGATGTTTGAGTTGAGTCGGATAGCTTCTCATTTGTTATGGCTCAGCACTTTCATGGTGGATTTAGTGCATTTATTAAATGTTTATTTTAATATATTAATATAATCTTACAAAATCGTATACTACATAATTCGGTATACATGTGCAAAGCACGTGCTGAGAAACTAATAACCTTAAAAAATCAAGataaatattactccctctgtcccaaaaagattgttctcctttcctttttaatctgcCCCAAAAAGATTatcccctttctatatttagaaacaatttaaattTATGAGATGATATACTTTTACAcgaatatctaaggcttgttttggaccacacattttaaaagtattcctttatttcttaaactttgtgccaagtcaaaagaggacaatctttttgggacggagggaatataaTAATGAAAATATGATAATATGATTTGGTATTTAAGTAAAAATATTTATTAGGACTTACCAATAAACTATTATAGAGTTAAAAGTAGTGCACATCGTCGCAAACCCAAATTTTGGAACAATGGCAGCATCAACTTTAACAACCTCAGAGAAGAGGTTTTTGACCTTGAAGTCCTTAGATGGTGATGAGTTTGAATTGGAAGAATCCATTTCCATTAAGTCATTAAAGATCAAGAAAATGGTTGAAGATGGATGCTTCGTTGGCGGCATCCCACTCTTCAAAGTTGGCACAGAAATCCTAGTAATGATCATTAAATACCTCAGAATGCATCACGTGACATCAAACCAAGAAGAAATAAGCATTATGACAAGGGATTTGTGGATACTAGTTTCATAACAGTCTTTAACATCGTATTAGCCG carries:
- the LOC132637693 gene encoding SKP1-like protein 1; this encodes MAASALPSTEKRFLTSKSSDGDEFELEESISIKSLKIKKMVEDGCVVGGIPLFKVADRMKHKSLNAVQQIFNIISDFSP